From the genome of Lawsonella clevelandensis, one region includes:
- the glpK gene encoding glycerol kinase GlpK, with product MPSSRYVIALDQDTVFTHCSVFDHDGNLVATTERDHRQILPSPGYVEHDPMEIWKNARLTLAEVLAVMEITSNDVAALGITNQRETAVLWDKTTGLPICNAIVWQDTRSHACLDEVVNKIGEDRIRELTGLPPTIYFAAPRIKWMLDNVDGARQLADEGKLLFGTMDTWLIWNLTGGTQGSVDGPAKHITDVSNASRTMLMNIETCTWDDELLEAFDIPKSILPRIRSSSDVFGHVRRRGPLPGVPIAGILGDQQAAAFGQACLSVGEAKISYGTGNSLLLNVGSEPAAPADGLISTVFYRLGDDEPVYALEGSIAVTGLAVRWLRDNMGFFNSSDDIEALAADVEDNGGVYFVPAFSGIMAPRWRDDARGTIVGLTRFANRNHIARAALEATSYQTREVAEAMRKQADIQLKTVKVDGAMTENNLLMQFQADMLNCPVVRGRLRENASLGAAYAAGLAVHFWSSTDEIRANWIPNDMWRPTMDENTREELFHNWNKAVERSLDWA from the coding sequence ATGCCTAGCTCTCGCTATGTTATTGCCCTTGATCAAGACACCGTTTTTACTCACTGCTCTGTCTTCGATCACGATGGAAATCTGGTGGCCACCACCGAACGTGACCATCGCCAGATTCTCCCCTCCCCCGGATACGTCGAACACGATCCGATGGAAATCTGGAAAAACGCCCGTCTGACCCTCGCAGAAGTCCTCGCCGTCATGGAAATCACCTCCAATGACGTCGCCGCACTCGGAATCACCAACCAACGCGAAACCGCCGTGCTCTGGGACAAAACCACCGGCCTCCCCATCTGCAACGCCATCGTCTGGCAGGACACCCGCTCCCATGCCTGCCTCGACGAAGTCGTCAACAAGATCGGCGAAGACCGCATCCGCGAACTCACCGGCCTACCCCCCACCATCTACTTCGCCGCGCCCCGCATCAAATGGATGCTCGACAACGTCGATGGCGCCCGCCAACTCGCCGACGAAGGCAAACTCCTCTTCGGCACCATGGACACCTGGCTCATCTGGAACCTTACCGGAGGCACCCAAGGCTCCGTCGACGGCCCCGCCAAACACATCACCGACGTCTCCAACGCCTCCCGCACCATGCTCATGAACATTGAGACATGCACGTGGGACGACGAACTCCTCGAAGCCTTCGACATCCCCAAGAGTATCCTCCCCCGCATCCGCTCCAGCTCCGACGTCTTCGGACACGTCCGCCGCCGCGGCCCCCTCCCGGGCGTCCCCATCGCCGGCATCCTCGGCGACCAGCAAGCCGCCGCCTTCGGCCAAGCCTGCCTCTCCGTCGGCGAAGCCAAAATCTCCTACGGCACCGGTAACAGCCTCCTTCTCAACGTCGGATCCGAACCCGCCGCCCCCGCAGACGGCCTCATCTCCACTGTCTTCTACCGCCTCGGCGACGACGAACCCGTCTACGCCCTCGAAGGCTCCATCGCCGTCACCGGCCTCGCCGTCCGCTGGCTCCGCGACAACATGGGCTTCTTCAACTCCTCCGACGATATCGAAGCCCTCGCCGCAGACGTCGAAGACAACGGCGGAGTCTACTTTGTCCCCGCCTTCTCCGGCATCATGGCACCCCGCTGGCGCGACGACGCCCGCGGCACCATCGTCGGCCTCACCCGCTTCGCCAACCGCAACCACATCGCCCGCGCCGCCCTGGAAGCAACCTCCTACCAGACCCGCGAAGTTGCCGAAGCCATGCGCAAGCAAGCCGACATCCAACTCAAGACCGTCAAAGTCGACGGTGCCATGACCGAAAACAACCTACTCATGCAGTTCCAAGCCGACATGCTCAACTGCCCTGTGGTACGCGGCAGACTCCGTGAAAACGCCTCCCTTGGCGCCGCCTACGCAGCCGGCCTGGCCGTCCACTTCTGGAGCTCCACCGACGAAATCCGGGCCAACTGGATCCCCAACGACATGTGGCGCCCCACCATGGACGAAAACACCCGCGAGGAGCTCTTCCACAACTGGAACAAAGCCGTGGAACGCTCCCTCGACTGGGCCTAA
- the yhjD gene encoding inner membrane protein YhjD, which produces MTISTDLKEPDALRGLAKFRVKWPWLDHLLATHERYSQERGNLYAGGITYFSVLGIFPLLMVGFAIAGVFLFSRPELLVDIQNQIVAKVPGSMGEQVSQLVETAVKQRSAVGVIGLLTALYSGLGWIGNLRDGLTAQWAIPLQAENFLKKKGKDLLALLGLFLAFVVAFGLTMISSSGLMEKVVGWLQLSHVPGMQVLLTVVSLLVSALAIWVVMIWVIGYLPRKHAEPRASLVAATGATVLLVIWIRVAAIYVKSVLSSPAGVVFGPIIGIMVFLFFTWRIILFCTAWAATSQRALRGDVAAKRSETDRDEKSKAASLSVVAAAAVKERENND; this is translated from the coding sequence ATGACTATCAGTACTGATCTGAAGGAGCCGGATGCTCTTCGCGGCCTCGCTAAATTCCGTGTGAAGTGGCCGTGGCTGGACCATTTGTTGGCGACGCACGAACGTTATTCGCAGGAACGCGGCAATCTTTACGCCGGTGGCATTACCTATTTCTCGGTGTTGGGTATCTTTCCGCTGCTGATGGTGGGCTTTGCGATCGCTGGTGTTTTCCTGTTTTCCCGCCCCGAGCTGCTGGTCGACATTCAGAATCAAATTGTCGCCAAGGTACCTGGTTCGATGGGGGAGCAGGTGTCCCAGTTGGTGGAGACGGCGGTGAAGCAGCGCTCCGCAGTTGGTGTTATTGGCTTGTTGACTGCCTTGTATTCCGGGCTGGGATGGATTGGTAATCTGCGAGATGGTTTGACCGCTCAGTGGGCCATTCCGTTGCAGGCCGAGAACTTCTTGAAGAAGAAGGGTAAGGATCTGTTGGCACTGCTGGGGCTTTTCCTGGCGTTTGTGGTGGCGTTTGGTCTCACTATGATCTCGTCGTCTGGCCTGATGGAGAAGGTCGTCGGGTGGCTGCAGTTGAGCCATGTGCCGGGTATGCAGGTGTTGTTGACGGTGGTGTCGCTGCTTGTTTCTGCCTTGGCTATCTGGGTTGTGATGATTTGGGTGATTGGCTATCTGCCGCGTAAACACGCGGAGCCGCGGGCGTCGTTGGTGGCGGCTACTGGCGCTACGGTGCTGCTGGTGATCTGGATCCGGGTGGCGGCGATCTACGTGAAGAGTGTTTTGTCGTCTCCGGCGGGTGTTGTGTTCGGCCCGATCATCGGTATTATGGTGTTCCTTTTCTTCACTTGGCGCATTATTCTTTTCTGCACGGCTTGGGCTGCGACGTCGCAGCGGGCGCTGCGTGGAGATGTGGCTGCGAAGCGTAGTGAAACGGATCGGGATGAGAAGAGTAAGGCTGCGAGCTTGTCTGTGGTCGCTGCTGCCGCTGTGAAAGAGCGGGAGAACAACGACTAG
- a CDS encoding exodeoxyribonuclease III — protein sequence MSITVTSVNVNGIRAATRVRSAENPGFLAWLESTDADVVCLQEVRATPAQTVTALAPVLVDNGGCWHLCMQEAAAKGRAGVGILSREAPLAVRTGIDVEEFACAGRYIEADFAVDGKLARASEGDVLTVASLYLPSGEVDTPRQDEKYRFMDGFSAFLQQRAMQVAAGSAPQTVVCGDWNIAHREEDLKNFKANTTKSGFLPAEREWMTSVFGPQGLGVDESGVPTGWTDAQRYLLPEERGPYSWWSYRGKAFDNDAGWRIDYQAITAGLVERLVDARVERADAYELRWSDHAPVTVTYQ from the coding sequence GTGAGCATTACTGTTACCTCTGTCAACGTCAACGGCATTCGCGCTGCCACCCGCGTTCGCTCTGCTGAGAACCCTGGGTTCCTTGCCTGGCTAGAGTCCACGGACGCCGACGTCGTGTGTTTGCAGGAAGTACGCGCTACCCCCGCACAAACTGTGACGGCCCTCGCACCGGTGCTTGTCGACAACGGCGGATGCTGGCACCTGTGCATGCAGGAGGCTGCCGCAAAAGGCCGCGCCGGCGTCGGCATTCTCAGCCGTGAGGCCCCTTTGGCTGTTCGTACCGGTATCGACGTGGAGGAATTCGCATGTGCTGGGCGCTACATTGAGGCCGACTTTGCAGTGGACGGGAAGCTAGCAAGAGCTAGTGAGGGCGACGTACTGACCGTGGCCTCGCTCTATCTTCCCTCCGGGGAGGTAGACACTCCGCGCCAGGACGAAAAGTACCGCTTTATGGACGGCTTCAGCGCATTCTTGCAGCAGCGGGCGATGCAGGTGGCTGCCGGCTCCGCCCCACAAACCGTTGTGTGTGGAGACTGGAACATTGCCCACCGCGAAGAGGATCTCAAAAACTTCAAGGCAAATACCACGAAATCGGGCTTTCTTCCGGCCGAGCGGGAGTGGATGACAAGCGTTTTCGGGCCGCAGGGTCTTGGCGTTGACGAGTCTGGCGTCCCTACCGGGTGGACGGATGCGCAGCGTTATCTGCTGCCGGAGGAGCGTGGCCCCTACTCGTGGTGGAGCTACCGGGGGAAGGCCTTCGATAATGACGCCGGGTGGCGTATCGACTACCAGGCGATTACGGCTGGGCTGGTGGAACGTCTGGTGGATGCGCGGGTGGAGCGGGCAGATGCCTACGAGCTGCGCTGGTCAGACCACGCCCCAGTGACCGTCACCTACCAGTAG
- the upp gene encoding uracil phosphoribosyltransferase: protein MDVTVIDHPLALSRLTTMRDERSSNAQFRAALKELAQMLVYEAARDLPLEDLPINTPLVPTTGYRLLQPPLLVPVIRAGLGMVDAAMSMIPDAQVGFVGMARNEETHQPVPYLEALPDDLSDQTVFVIDPMLATGGSMLHTLRLIADRGARDITAICMVSAPRGVQALAESGLPVRLVTAAVDDGLNEDAYIVPGLGDAGDRLYGPRYNDTSAQ, encoded by the coding sequence ATGGATGTAACTGTCATCGATCACCCCCTGGCCCTTTCCCGTCTCACCACAATGCGCGACGAGCGCAGCAGTAATGCACAGTTCCGGGCGGCACTTAAAGAACTCGCCCAGATGTTGGTATATGAAGCAGCACGCGATCTTCCGCTGGAAGATCTCCCCATTAACACCCCTTTGGTGCCGACCACTGGTTACCGTCTGCTGCAGCCGCCGCTACTTGTGCCGGTAATCCGCGCTGGTTTGGGCATGGTGGATGCGGCAATGTCGATGATTCCCGACGCTCAGGTGGGCTTCGTCGGTATGGCCCGCAATGAGGAGACTCATCAGCCGGTCCCATATCTGGAAGCGCTGCCGGACGATCTTTCTGATCAGACTGTGTTTGTTATTGACCCGATGTTGGCGACGGGAGGTTCCATGTTGCATACCCTGCGGCTCATTGCTGACCGCGGGGCGCGGGATATTACTGCTATTTGTATGGTGTCGGCACCGCGGGGAGTGCAGGCGCTGGCGGAGTCTGGTCTGCCGGTGCGGTTGGTGACGGCTGCGGTGGACGATGGTTTGAATGAGGATGCCTACATTGTTCCTGGTCTTGGGGACGCTGGTGACCGCCTTTACGGGCCGCGCTACAATGACACCTCGGCTCAATAA
- a CDS encoding NlpC/P60 family protein, whose translation MLDPVTLALPMIQTMSGLGAQGSLELTNATGLHIQLSVGYCADAPGASGQPGATPPIHSFQSGPTPNPFTTTASQQTLQAPHMGLPLGLPTLPAPDLSALHGLISALEQTGQAFGTVVNAIGSATQQIASAWTGPAAKAALEAVKDISSHSGDLEVKTSELAKATNEAAAIVGTAAMEIAGIIAKFLHEAVSSLSLIETGIGPNLAIIGAAINSCRQAAEVFMNALSQLQSPTAEALKTAHDTRLNADITLPLALPSLTSMTEAAGAALTPKLPTLKGKVKLPGMVDVAGKLAPGSLPSGHIAWGDDANNFPHSQPAATEAASSVPTTSSPTTNGLHNYSGPTGLQSGATTTASPTGSPTGSPAGAGVTYTPPAGGGTIAATSVGTNNPANGASYRSGYDTSGSPAGSSTANGYAANGYSSYGPQTATGTSANFTPAATTTGVGYVPEHDNGNYSPRGKYTSTGSYNTYSDLSYVGIDGPVPIVLPNGTTVYAPNPIAAKAIESALSQIGVPYVWGGTSPGVGLDCSGLTQWAYEQAGLEIGRTTWDQDNNPQIPVGDALPGDLLIWNGHVAMFLGNGLMIEAGDPVSITPVRTDNAGMTFEGVFRPWLKA comes from the coding sequence ATGTTAGATCCCGTTACCCTCGCCCTGCCCATGATCCAGACCATGTCTGGACTGGGCGCACAAGGTTCCCTGGAACTTACTAACGCCACCGGTCTGCACATTCAGCTCAGTGTCGGATACTGTGCGGATGCCCCGGGCGCCAGTGGACAACCTGGTGCCACTCCCCCGATCCATTCCTTCCAGAGCGGACCCACCCCCAACCCGTTCACGACCACCGCTTCCCAACAGACCCTGCAGGCTCCCCATATGGGGCTGCCACTCGGCCTGCCCACCCTTCCTGCTCCGGATCTCTCTGCACTGCACGGGCTCATCTCCGCACTGGAACAAACCGGGCAGGCATTTGGCACAGTGGTCAACGCCATCGGAAGTGCCACCCAACAGATCGCTAGTGCGTGGACTGGCCCTGCCGCCAAGGCTGCACTCGAGGCCGTCAAAGACATCTCCTCGCACTCCGGTGACCTCGAAGTGAAGACAAGCGAACTCGCCAAGGCCACCAATGAGGCAGCTGCTATCGTCGGCACAGCAGCCATGGAGATCGCAGGCATCATCGCGAAGTTCCTGCACGAGGCTGTATCCTCCCTGAGCCTGATAGAGACGGGCATCGGGCCAAATCTCGCGATCATTGGTGCTGCCATCAACTCCTGTCGGCAGGCGGCGGAAGTGTTCATGAACGCACTCAGCCAACTGCAAAGCCCCACCGCAGAAGCTCTGAAGACGGCACACGACACCCGCCTTAATGCCGACATCACACTTCCGCTTGCACTACCCTCCCTCACGTCCATGACGGAAGCTGCGGGAGCCGCACTTACCCCCAAGCTCCCCACGCTAAAAGGCAAAGTGAAACTACCCGGCATGGTGGACGTTGCCGGAAAACTCGCCCCAGGATCACTCCCCTCCGGCCACATCGCCTGGGGAGATGACGCCAACAACTTCCCCCACTCCCAGCCGGCCGCCACCGAAGCAGCCTCCTCCGTCCCCACCACCAGCTCGCCCACGACAAACGGCCTCCACAACTACTCTGGTCCCACCGGGCTACAGAGCGGCGCAACCACTACTGCTTCCCCTACCGGTAGCCCCACCGGCTCCCCCGCCGGTGCTGGAGTTACCTACACGCCACCAGCTGGTGGCGGTACTATCGCTGCCACCAGCGTCGGCACCAACAACCCGGCCAATGGTGCCAGCTACCGCAGCGGCTATGACACCAGCGGCAGCCCCGCCGGCAGCAGCACCGCCAACGGCTACGCTGCCAACGGCTACTCCAGCTACGGCCCCCAGACAGCCACCGGAACCAGCGCCAATTTCACCCCAGCAGCCACCACCACAGGGGTCGGATACGTACCCGAGCACGACAACGGCAACTACAGCCCCCGTGGGAAATACACCAGCACCGGCAGCTACAACACGTACAGTGACCTCTCTTACGTCGGCATCGACGGCCCCGTCCCCATCGTCCTTCCCAACGGCACCACCGTGTACGCCCCCAATCCCATTGCCGCCAAAGCCATCGAGTCTGCACTGTCGCAGATCGGTGTCCCCTATGTCTGGGGTGGCACCAGCCCCGGAGTCGGCCTCGACTGCTCTGGTCTCACCCAGTGGGCCTACGAACAGGCCGGCCTAGAAATTGGCCGCACTACCTGGGACCAGGACAACAATCCGCAAATTCCCGTCGGTGATGCACTCCCCGGTGACCTGCTCATCTGGAACGGCCACGTTGCAATGTTCCTCGGCAACGGCCTGATGATTGAGGCAGGCGACCCCGTCTCCATCACCCCTGTCCGTACCGACAATGCCGGAATGACCTTCGAAGGTGTCTTCCGGCCCTGGCTGAAGGCATAG
- a CDS encoding APC family permease, producing the protein MCLSGLDYFSTLGYQPGIAALAAGTLAPFATIVLVLLTVCGALPIYRRVAKESPLGAGSIGMLERLMPKWGGKILVLIFLGFAATDYLITMTLSAADATAHVIENPFTPASFEGQNVPITIFMLFVLTCVFLKGFGEAINLSVVLVSSFLFLNLIVVGNGLWILVTHPHFVSDWQTALFAQHSDPMMMIAISLIVFPKLALGLSGFETGVAVMPQIKGGEGTQEERIANRVKGVRRMLTVAALTMSTFLITSSMITTMLIPEEALQEGGEANGRALAYIAHHYMGNGMGTVYDIATILILWFAGASAMAGLLNLVPRYLPRFGMAPEWAAHTRPLAMVFGVVAIVVTILFKADVDHQGAAYATGVLVLITSAGYAVSLSAWKNRERGKFVGFAITTCVFVYTTIVNIVERPEGVQIAAVFIAAIIGVSFASRIHRAYELRVQDIVFDKEAQKVLKAAKRRDRLVIVAHDPETFAQDEYVIKERIQRRLTHIEEDVPIVFLEVNVKDASDFDSVLEVHGRMRGKHRVLWVDAPGAPNAIAAVLLYIRDVTGVVPDAYFEWANISPTRSLSRFLFWGQGEVASVTHEVLRRAEPNRDLRPHIHVG; encoded by the coding sequence ATGTGCCTGTCTGGCCTCGACTACTTCTCTACACTAGGTTACCAACCTGGTATCGCAGCCCTCGCTGCTGGTACTCTCGCTCCCTTTGCCACCATTGTTCTCGTACTCCTCACGGTGTGTGGTGCACTCCCTATCTACCGTCGCGTTGCGAAAGAATCTCCGCTTGGCGCGGGTTCGATTGGCATGCTCGAGCGTCTCATGCCGAAGTGGGGCGGAAAGATTCTTGTGTTGATCTTCCTTGGCTTCGCGGCCACGGACTATCTCATTACGATGACGCTCTCGGCTGCTGACGCGACAGCGCACGTCATTGAGAACCCGTTCACTCCGGCTTCTTTTGAGGGGCAGAACGTTCCCATCACCATCTTTATGTTGTTCGTTCTCACCTGTGTCTTTTTGAAGGGCTTTGGCGAGGCTATCAACCTTTCTGTGGTGTTGGTGTCGTCTTTCCTCTTCCTTAATCTCATTGTGGTGGGGAATGGGCTGTGGATTCTGGTGACCCATCCGCATTTTGTGTCGGATTGGCAGACTGCTCTGTTTGCACAGCACAGCGACCCGATGATGATGATCGCGATTTCGCTGATTGTTTTCCCCAAGCTGGCTCTTGGCCTGTCTGGTTTCGAGACTGGCGTGGCTGTGATGCCACAGATTAAGGGCGGTGAAGGTACGCAGGAGGAGCGTATTGCGAATCGTGTGAAGGGTGTTCGCCGCATGTTGACGGTGGCCGCTCTGACGATGAGTACTTTCCTCATCACGTCCTCGATGATCACCACGATGCTTATTCCCGAGGAAGCGTTGCAGGAGGGAGGTGAGGCGAACGGTCGTGCCTTGGCCTACATTGCCCACCATTACATGGGCAATGGCATGGGTACGGTCTATGACATCGCTACCATCCTTATTCTGTGGTTCGCAGGTGCGTCTGCCATGGCTGGCCTGCTGAACTTGGTGCCACGCTACTTGCCGCGTTTTGGTATGGCTCCGGAGTGGGCGGCGCATACTCGTCCGCTGGCGATGGTGTTTGGTGTTGTCGCTATTGTGGTGACGATCCTCTTTAAGGCGGATGTGGATCACCAGGGTGCAGCCTATGCGACGGGCGTGTTGGTGCTGATCACGTCGGCAGGTTACGCGGTGTCGTTGTCGGCATGGAAGAACAGAGAGCGGGGCAAGTTTGTTGGTTTTGCCATCACTACCTGTGTTTTTGTCTACACGACGATTGTGAATATTGTGGAGCGTCCGGAGGGCGTGCAGATCGCCGCGGTGTTCATTGCCGCGATTATAGGTGTGTCATTTGCGTCGCGTATTCACCGCGCTTATGAGCTGCGTGTGCAGGATATTGTCTTCGATAAGGAAGCCCAGAAGGTGTTGAAGGCGGCGAAGCGCCGTGATCGCCTGGTTATTGTGGCGCATGATCCGGAGACGTTTGCACAGGATGAGTACGTCATTAAGGAACGTATTCAGCGGCGATTGACGCATATCGAAGAAGATGTGCCGATTGTGTTCCTCGAAGTGAATGTGAAGGACGCGTCGGATTTCGATTCCGTGCTGGAGGTGCATGGCCGGATGCGCGGTAAGCATCGCGTGTTGTGGGTTGATGCACCGGGTGCCCCGAACGCTATTGCCGCCGTCCTGCTGTATATCCGCGACGTCACCGGTGTGGTGCCGGACGCTTACTTCGAATGGGCGAACATCAGCCCCACCCGTTCCCTCAGCCGTTTCCTCTTCTGGGGCCAGGGCGAGGTGGCCTCGGTGACCCACGAGGTGCTGCGCAGGGCTGAGCCCAACCGAGATCTGCGGCCGCATATCCATGTAGGTTAG
- a CDS encoding YbaB/EbfC family nucleoid-associated protein has protein sequence MSKNIYRTADRTITITCADNGDLLGIELHGNLSPARLSAELCRLHAKALPQYEQPYSNREIDSVMARLSEPPTPALAEIYGALHDSMATLRKAGEDLQAHPSEGSTEAVTVTISGRGCLTSVECKDKAKKLTANELATSLLEAYQQAKTAAQTYSEQWRTQLTAALEEINPVRVTRA, from the coding sequence ATGAGCAAGAACATCTACCGCACCGCCGACCGCACCATCACCATTACCTGTGCCGACAACGGCGACTTGCTCGGCATCGAGCTGCACGGGAATCTCTCCCCCGCACGGCTCTCCGCCGAACTATGTCGACTCCACGCCAAGGCGCTACCACAGTACGAGCAACCGTACAGCAACCGAGAAATCGACAGCGTCATGGCACGGCTCAGTGAACCGCCCACCCCGGCACTGGCAGAAATCTATGGTGCCCTCCACGACAGCATGGCCACCCTTCGCAAAGCTGGCGAAGACCTCCAGGCCCACCCCAGCGAAGGAAGCACCGAAGCAGTCACCGTCACCATCTCGGGACGCGGCTGCCTCACCTCTGTCGAATGCAAAGACAAAGCGAAGAAGCTCACTGCAAACGAACTCGCCACGTCTCTCCTGGAGGCCTACCAGCAGGCTAAAACAGCTGCACAAACCTACTCAGAACAATGGCGTACACAGCTGACGGCTGCACTCGAAGAGATCAATCCGGTTCGCGTAACACGCGCCTAA
- the trpS gene encoding tryptophan--tRNA ligase, translating to MTDTDTKPQGRQRVLSGLQPTADSFHLGNYLGAVKQMVELQEDYDAFYFVPDMHAITVEQDPKVLRERTWGAAAQLIALGVDPEKSVLFVQSQVPEHAELTWVFNCMTGFGEASRMTQFKDKSLKQGRDKTTVGLFDYPILMAADILLYSPQLIPVGEDQRQHVELTRNLAERFNNKYGRTFVVPEAFIIKGSAKIYDLQDPTSKMSKSGKNPKGIINVLDDPKVSAKRIRSAVTDNDGVIAFDRENKPGVSNLLTILSALSGTDIDSLVSEYEGHGYGDLKKDTAEAMTEFATPLRARVDEILSDRAELERMLQRGAERAREFSAPVLDKVYEKIGFLRPLR from the coding sequence ATGACAGACACCGATACGAAGCCGCAGGGCCGTCAGCGCGTCCTTTCTGGCCTGCAGCCCACCGCCGATTCTTTCCACCTAGGCAATTACTTGGGTGCTGTGAAGCAGATGGTGGAGTTACAGGAGGATTACGACGCCTTCTACTTCGTTCCGGATATGCACGCCATTACCGTGGAGCAGGATCCGAAGGTTTTGCGGGAGCGAACCTGGGGTGCGGCAGCACAGCTCATCGCACTGGGTGTTGACCCCGAGAAGTCGGTGCTCTTTGTGCAGTCGCAGGTGCCGGAACATGCGGAGCTGACGTGGGTGTTCAACTGTATGACGGGTTTTGGCGAGGCCAGCCGGATGACCCAGTTCAAGGACAAGTCGCTCAAGCAGGGGCGCGATAAGACCACGGTTGGGCTTTTTGACTACCCCATTTTGATGGCTGCGGACATCTTGTTGTACAGCCCTCAACTCATCCCGGTGGGGGAGGATCAGCGTCAGCACGTTGAATTGACGCGAAATCTCGCAGAGCGATTCAATAATAAGTACGGGCGCACTTTCGTTGTGCCAGAGGCTTTTATCATTAAGGGTTCGGCCAAGATTTACGATTTGCAGGACCCGACGTCGAAGATGTCAAAATCTGGCAAGAATCCCAAAGGTATTATTAACGTGCTGGATGATCCGAAGGTTTCGGCTAAGCGGATCCGTTCGGCAGTAACCGATAACGACGGTGTGATTGCTTTCGATCGCGAGAATAAGCCCGGCGTTTCCAATCTTCTCACTATTCTCAGTGCACTCAGTGGTACCGACATCGATTCGTTGGTGTCCGAGTACGAGGGCCACGGGTATGGCGATCTGAAGAAGGATACCGCGGAAGCGATGACGGAGTTCGCTACTCCATTGCGCGCCCGCGTGGATGAGATTCTCTCTGACCGGGCAGAGCTGGAGCGGATGCTGCAGCGTGGTGCGGAACGCGCCCGCGAGTTTTCGGCTCCGGTTCTGGATAAGGTTTACGAGAAGATTGGTTTCTTGCGTCCGCTGCGCTGA
- a CDS encoding gamma-glutamylcyclotransferase family protein, with protein MPLYAAYGTNMAPAQMLRHAPHSPLAGTAWLEGWRLTFAGEDMSCWEGALATVVEDPDSRVFVALYDVPAHDEKRLDEWEAYDQDLHRKIKARVTARITTPPRPGTTDTEPDIQIQEKSVLVWFYVMDAYEGGLPSAQYLAMVADAAEEAGAPANYVRELRMRSCRPAER; from the coding sequence ATGCCCCTCTACGCCGCCTACGGAACGAACATGGCGCCCGCACAAATGCTGCGGCACGCGCCCCACTCGCCACTAGCCGGCACCGCCTGGCTCGAAGGATGGAGACTCACCTTCGCTGGCGAAGACATGTCCTGCTGGGAAGGTGCCCTCGCCACCGTCGTCGAAGACCCCGACAGCCGCGTCTTCGTCGCCCTCTACGACGTCCCCGCCCACGACGAAAAACGACTAGACGAATGGGAGGCCTACGACCAAGACCTCCACCGCAAAATCAAAGCCCGCGTCACCGCACGCATCACCACCCCACCCCGCCCCGGCACCACCGACACCGAACCAGACATCCAAATCCAAGAAAAATCCGTCCTTGTCTGGTTCTACGTCATGGACGCCTACGAAGGCGGACTCCCCAGCGCCCAATACCTCGCCATGGTCGCCGACGCCGCTGAAGAAGCCGGCGCCCCCGCCAACTACGTCCGCGAACTCCGCATGCGCAGCTGCCGCCCCGCAGAACGATAA